From the Synechococcus sp. HK05 genome, one window contains:
- a CDS encoding DUF4440 domain-containing protein has protein sequence MSLSDRDQEILSINQAMLNSVASGDWSRYAQFCAADLSCFEGETNGHLVEGLPFHQYYFNLPASDAPATAATVTMARPHLRWLSDDAVVLSYTRLTQKLAGGEPITASCCETRIWQRLNGSWQQVHVHRS, from the coding sequence TCCATCAACCAAGCCATGCTCAACAGCGTGGCCAGTGGCGACTGGAGTCGTTACGCGCAGTTCTGCGCCGCCGACCTGAGTTGCTTCGAGGGCGAAACCAATGGACACCTGGTGGAAGGCCTGCCATTCCACCAGTACTACTTCAACCTTCCTGCAAGCGATGCGCCCGCGACGGCCGCAACGGTGACCATGGCCCGCCCGCACCTGCGCTGGCTCAGTGACGATGCCGTGGTGCTGAGTTACACCCGCCTCACCCAAAAGCTCGCTGGCGGCGAACCCATCACCGCGAGCTGCTGCGAAACGCGCATCTGGCAGCGCCTCAACGGCAGCTGGCAACAGGTGCATGTGCACCGCAGCTGA